One segment of Trachemys scripta elegans isolate TJP31775 chromosome 1, CAS_Tse_1.0, whole genome shotgun sequence DNA contains the following:
- the BHLHE41 gene encoding class E basic helix-loop-helix protein 41 produces MDEGIPRLQDRQLLEHVDFIGLDYPSLYLCKPKRGMKRDESKETYKLPHRLIEKKRRDRINECIAQLKDLLPEHLKLTTLGHLEKAVVLELTLKHLKALTALTEQQHQNIIALQNGERSMKSPIQCDLDAFHSGFQTCAKEVLQYLSRFESWTPREQRCAQLVNHLHAVSTQFLPSPQLLTPQVPVSKGSSSSSCTQDRTGQKLEAQTNCVPVIQRTHPPVELGGENDTDTDSGYGGESEGRPDREKGQAAGLPGVTIKQEPAGDEAPAPKRLRLDCSSSATLPAAAAAALSPEHQAAAALLRPDAALLSSLMAFGGGGAAFGPQAAAAPLCLPFYFISPSAAAAYMQPLLDKSNLEKYLYPAAAPIPLLYSGIPAQAAAAAFPCLSSVLAPADKANAAAAASALLPLDMVSAGQHLPHLFAAACETGPSLDSDLPSPEDLLQPGKESP; encoded by the exons ATGGATGAAGGAATCCCTCGTTTGCAAGACAGGCAGTTGCTAGAACATGTGGATTTTATAGG ACTGGACTATCCATCCTTGTATTTGTGCAAACCCAAAAGAGGCATGAAAAGAGACGAGAGTAAG GAAACATACAAACTGCCACATAGATTGATAGAAAAGAAGAGACGAGACAGGATTAATGAATGCATTGCTCAGCTAAAAGATTTATTGCCTGAGCATCTGAAATTGACG ACATTGGGGCATCTAGAGAAAGCTGTAGTTTTGGAATTAACTTTGAAACACTTGAAAGCTTTAACAGCCTTAACGGAGCAACAGCATCAGAATATAATTGCTTTACAGAATG GGGAGCGGTCTATGAAGTCCCCCATTCAGTGCGACCTGGATGCTTTCCATTCGGGATTTCAAACGTGCGCCAAAGAAGTCTTGCAATACCTCTCCAGGTTTGAAAGCTGGACTCCCAGAGAGCAGAGATGTGCCCAGCTCGTAAACCATCTGCACGCGGTTTCCACTCAGTTCTTACCCAGCCCCCAGCTGTTGACTCCACAGGTCCCTGTGAGCAAaggatcctcctcctcctcctgtacACAAGATCGCACCGGGCAAAAGCTGGAGGCTCAGACTAACTGCGTCCCTGTCATCCAGCGGACTCACCCGCCCGTGGAGCTCGGCGGGGAGAACGACACCGACACGGATAGCGGCTATGGGGGGGAGAGCGAGGGCCGGCCGGATCGAGAGAAAGGCCAAGCGGCCGGGCTGCCCGGCGTGACTATCAAACAGGAGCCCGCCGGGGACGAGGCCCCAGCGCCCAAGAGGCTGAGGCTGGATTGCAGCAGCAGCGCCACGCTCCcggctgccgccgccgccgcgctGAGCCCCGAGCACCAGGCAGCTGCTGCCCTGCTGAGACCCGACGCCGCCCTGCTCAGCTCCCTCATGGCCtttggcgggggcggggctgcttTTGGCCCGCaagccgccgccgcccccctttGCCTGCCCTTCTACTTCATCTCCCCCTCCGCGGCCGCGGCCTACATGCAGCCCTTGCTGGACAAGAGCAACCTGGAGAAATATCTGTACCCAGCCGCCGCCCCCATCCCTTTGCTCTACTCCGGAATCCCGGCCCAGGCCGCCGCCGCTgccttcccctgcctgtcctcGGTGCTGGCGCCGGCTGATAAGGCGAACGCAGCCGCCGCCGCCTCGGCCCTTCTGCCTCTTGACATGGTCTCTGCCGGGCAGCACCTGCCCCATCTCTTCGCTGCTGCCTGCGAGACTGGGCCCAGCCTGGACAGTGACCTTCCCTCCCCGGAAGATCTTTTGCAGCCCGGAAAGGAAAGCCCCTGA